A single genomic interval of Lactococcus sp. S-13 harbors:
- a CDS encoding GAF domain-containing protein produces the protein MTKEEKIEAYEMLNLQLKGLLSEQNYTISNLANASSLLWNTLPEQVYTGFYLYNGEKLILGPFQGSVSCVEIIMGKGVCGESAEKRETLIVENVKEHKNYISCDGRAMSEIVVPLVKDGKLVGVLDLDSSEIGAYDEIDQKYLEEFAEILCEMTDFKFFEIG, from the coding sequence ATGACAAAAGAAGAGAAAATCGAAGCTTATGAAATGTTAAATTTACAACTTAAAGGACTATTGAGCGAGCAAAATTACACCATTTCTAACTTGGCAAATGCAAGTAGTTTGCTTTGGAATACCTTGCCAGAGCAGGTTTACACCGGCTTTTATCTTTACAACGGGGAAAAATTGATTCTAGGGCCGTTTCAAGGTTCAGTTTCGTGTGTGGAAATCATCATGGGCAAGGGTGTTTGTGGTGAATCTGCTGAAAAACGTGAAACTTTGATTGTAGAAAATGTCAAAGAGCATAAAAATTATATTTCTTGTGACGGTCGGGCCATGTCAGAAATTGTTGTGCCGCTCGTCAAAGACGGCAAACTCGTTGGTGTACTTGATTTGGACAGCTCAGAAATCGGTGCTTACGATGAAATTGACCAGAAATATCTGGAAGAATTTGCGGAAATTTTGTGCGAAATGACGGACTTTAAGTTCTTTGAAATTGGATAA
- a CDS encoding phosphotransferase, producing MSEIIKNFINEKFTNPVGQAVNPGNIGETHEFARQLGNFFYQLHRLQTTDAPKPSLDNAFAGSDLIVFEAEILELLAQYKQLVPADLLEEKFEKAAKTKWEKAPVWVLGNLAARQLLVSDGKLQAVEGTQNAVIGDPACDLALAWILFDEKARKIFFAAAEADASTIDRARFFALRTALKNYQSADIDELIQSRDASTEILKDFNYTVAQDMY from the coding sequence ATGAGCGAAATAATTAAAAATTTTATCAATGAAAAATTCACCAATCCAGTCGGACAAGCGGTTAATCCTGGAAATATCGGGGAGACGCATGAATTTGCCCGCCAATTAGGCAATTTTTTCTATCAGTTACATCGTTTGCAAACGACAGATGCACCAAAACCAAGTCTGGACAATGCTTTTGCTGGCTCGGATCTGATTGTTTTTGAAGCCGAAATCTTGGAGCTTTTGGCGCAATATAAACAACTTGTTCCAGCGGATTTGTTGGAAGAAAAATTTGAAAAAGCGGCGAAAACCAAGTGGGAAAAAGCACCAGTTTGGGTACTTGGAAATCTCGCTGCTCGTCAGTTGCTCGTTTCAGATGGAAAATTACAAGCGGTTGAAGGAACGCAAAATGCAGTCATTGGTGATCCCGCTTGTGACTTGGCGCTTGCTTGGATTCTTTTTGATGAAAAGGCCCGGAAAATCTTTTTTGCAGCGGCAGAAGCGGACGCCTCAACCATTGATCGGGCAAGATTTTTTGCCTTGCGGACTGCTTTGAAAAATTACCAATCTGCAGATATTGACGAATTGATTCAGTCGCGCGACGCTTCGACAGAGATTCTCAAAGATTTCAACTACACAGTGGCTCAGGATATGTATTAA
- the glnA gene encoding type I glutamate--ammonia ligase has translation MTITAADIRRDVKEKDIKFLRLMFTDILGTLKNVEVPATDEQLDKLFENKMMFDGSSIEGFVRINESDMYLYPDLDTWIVFPWGDEYGKVAGVICDVYTPEGEPFAGDPRGVLKRNLKKMERLGYKSFNLGPEPEFFLFKLNENDEPTLEVNDKGGYFDLAPTDLAGNTRREIVNVLTDLGFEVEASHHEVAIGQHEIDFKYANALKACDNIQIFKLVVKTIARKHGLHATFMAKPVHGINGSGMHCNMSLFTEDGKNAFADPAGDMGLSDVAHSFIAGLLKHAYNFTAITNPTVNSYKRLVPGYEAPVYVAWAGRNRSPLIRVPASRGLSTRVELRAVDPTANPYLALAVLLAAGLDGVENKLEAPEAIESNIYVMTEEERKAHGITDLPSTLHNAVKALREDKVVTEALGEHVLVNFVEAKRIEWASYAQYVSQWEIDNYLELY, from the coding sequence ATGACAATTACAGCAGCGGACATTCGTCGTGACGTCAAAGAAAAAGACATCAAGTTCTTGCGTTTGATGTTCACAGACATTCTCGGAACTTTGAAAAATGTTGAAGTTCCAGCAACTGATGAACAATTGGACAAATTGTTTGAAAACAAAATGATGTTTGATGGTTCATCAATCGAAGGTTTTGTACGGATCAATGAATCAGATATGTACCTTTATCCAGATCTTGACACTTGGATTGTTTTTCCTTGGGGAGATGAGTATGGTAAAGTTGCAGGTGTGATTTGTGATGTTTACACGCCAGAAGGAGAACCGTTTGCCGGTGACCCACGTGGTGTCTTGAAACGTAATTTGAAAAAAATGGAACGTTTGGGTTATAAGAGCTTCAACCTTGGGCCAGAACCTGAATTTTTCCTTTTCAAACTCAATGAAAATGATGAACCAACGCTTGAAGTGAACGACAAAGGTGGCTATTTTGACCTTGCGCCTACTGACCTTGCGGGCAATACGCGTCGTGAAATTGTCAATGTTTTGACTGATCTTGGTTTTGAAGTGGAAGCTTCTCACCACGAAGTTGCTATTGGTCAACATGAAATTGACTTCAAATACGCTAATGCTTTGAAGGCTTGTGATAATATCCAAATTTTCAAACTTGTGGTTAAGACGATTGCTCGTAAGCATGGCTTGCACGCGACATTCATGGCGAAACCTGTTCACGGCATTAACGGTTCTGGAATGCACTGCAATATGTCACTTTTCACTGAAGATGGCAAAAATGCGTTTGCTGACCCAGCGGGTGATATGGGACTTTCTGATGTGGCACACAGCTTCATCGCTGGTTTGTTGAAACACGCGTATAACTTTACAGCGATTACAAATCCAACAGTAAACTCATACAAACGTTTGGTGCCTGGTTATGAAGCACCCGTTTACGTGGCTTGGGCTGGACGTAACCGTTCACCTTTGATTCGTGTACCTGCTTCACGTGGCTTGTCAACTCGTGTGGAACTTCGCGCCGTTGACCCAACTGCCAATCCATATCTTGCTTTAGCTGTCCTCTTGGCTGCTGGTCTTGATGGGGTGGAAAATAAATTGGAAGCGCCAGAAGCGATTGAGTCAAACATCTATGTGATGACTGAAGAAGAACGTAAAGCGCATGGTATCACTGATTTGCCTTCTACTTTGCACAATGCTGTGAAAGCTTTGCGTGAGGACAAGGTGGTAACTGAGGCACTTGGAGAACACGTTTTGGTTAACTTTGTCGAAGCTAAACGTATCGAGTGGGCAAGTTATGCACAATACGTTTCACAATGGGAAATTGATAACTATTTGGAACTTTACTAA
- a CDS encoding nucleoside/nucleotide kinase family protein, whose translation MKIININGPINSGKTTISKIIAENLPNSLFVEVDELTTDEENERYFPNFEARIAERLRRLFEKIETALSEQQVDFLIFAYPMYPQLYSKITERICKRASFFVITLCPPLGSLFDEPRESSVRCLGTPAD comes from the coding sequence ATGAAAATAATCAATATCAATGGGCCGATAAATTCGGGCAAGACCACAATTTCCAAAATTATCGCTGAAAATTTACCTAATAGTTTATTTGTTGAGGTTGATGAGTTGACGACGGATGAAGAAAATGAACGTTATTTTCCGAATTTTGAAGCACGTATTGCGGAACGATTGCGTCGTTTATTTGAAAAGATTGAGACTGCACTTTCTGAGCAGCAAGTCGATTTCTTAATTTTCGCCTATCCGATGTATCCGCAGCTTTATTCTAAAATTACGGAGAGGATTTGTAAGCGGGCAAGTTTTTTCGTGATTACACTCTGCCCCCCCCTTGGAAGTTTGTTTGACGAACCGCGGGAATCGAGTGTTAGATGCTTGGGAACGCCAGCGGATTAG
- a CDS encoding MerR family transcriptional regulator: MKERELRRSMAVLPIGTVMKLTDLSARQIRYYEEQELIFPERNDGNRRMYSLNDIDVLFDIFDLLQEGNNIADIREIYAKRDAKKAQTLSISEVHHALEREFAQQGRFGTSSPTHFTQPRM, from the coding sequence GTGAAAGAACGTGAATTAAGACGCTCAATGGCAGTACTTCCGATTGGAACTGTCATGAAACTCACTGACCTAAGCGCTCGGCAGATTCGTTACTACGAGGAGCAAGAGCTGATTTTTCCAGAGCGAAACGACGGGAATCGTCGAATGTATTCGCTCAATGACATTGATGTCCTTTTCGATATTTTCGATTTGTTGCAAGAAGGCAATAATATTGCAGATATCAGGGAGATTTATGCCAAAAGGGATGCTAAAAAAGCTCAAACTCTTTCAATTAGTGAAGTGCATCATGCACTCGAACGTGAATTTGCTCAGCAAGGCCGTTTTGGAACTTCCAGCCCAACTCATTTTACCCAACCACGAATGTAA
- a CDS encoding AAA family ATPase: MVLKVQNIKLPDIPPFDFELKDNGLYGLIGRNGIGKSTLFGVLAGGVGSSTAQIISGRVAYLPDVESFDENLKMKDYFSILTPVERKKAQELLTTFGADKFQKKRIGQFSLGMKELFATILSFSIECDVLIIDELFSGLDVSKKALVYKEIEKVAREKTVLLTSHNLKEIEHFCDKTYLLSEGGLSLVTDFDAAAQEIGYMDIFF, translated from the coding sequence ATGGTCTTAAAAGTGCAAAATATAAAATTACCCGATATTCCTCCCTTTGACTTTGAGCTGAAGGATAATGGACTTTATGGTCTTATTGGGCGAAATGGGATTGGAAAAAGTACCCTCTTTGGAGTACTGGCAGGAGGAGTGGGCAGTTCAACTGCACAAATCATTAGCGGTCGCGTGGCCTATCTCCCTGACGTTGAATCTTTTGATGAGAATCTGAAAATGAAAGACTATTTCAGCATTCTAACTCCCGTAGAACGCAAAAAAGCGCAAGAATTACTCACTACTTTCGGCGCAGACAAGTTCCAAAAGAAACGCATCGGACAATTTTCTCTCGGTATGAAAGAACTCTTTGCCACAATCCTCTCTTTTTCGATTGAGTGTGATGTCCTCATCATTGACGAGTTATTCAGTGGGCTTGATGTTTCCAAGAAAGCCTTAGTTTATAAAGAAATAGAAAAAGTAGCTCGGGAAAAAACCGTGCTTTTGACCTCACACAATCTCAAAGAAATTGAGCATTTTTGTGATAAAACTTACCTTTTGTCAGAAGGAGGTTTGAGTTTAGTCACAGATTTTGATGCCGCAGCTCAAGAAATTGGTTACATGGATATCTTTTTTTGA
- a CDS encoding chorismate mutase codes for MNLTELRKEIDQVDQEIVRLLEERMNIVQKIGQAKQAQQITILDSSREETVLNQARQNVKNPAYQETIVNTYKDIMKNSRLYQKEAREK; via the coding sequence ATGAACCTTACAGAACTTCGCAAAGAAATTGACCAAGTCGATCAAGAAATCGTTCGTCTACTGGAAGAACGAATGAATATTGTCCAAAAAATCGGTCAAGCAAAACAAGCCCAACAAATCACAATTCTTGATTCTTCCCGAGAAGAAACCGTTTTGAACCAAGCGCGACAAAATGTGAAAAATCCCGCCTATCAAGAAACCATCGTTAACACTTACAAAGACATCATGAAAAATTCTCGCCTTTATCAAAAAGAAGCTCGAGAAAAATGA
- the ruvA gene encoding Holliday junction branch migration protein RuvA: protein MFEYLTGKLVKISPTNIVLDVAGIGYLISVANPYAWSTLLNNEAKIFVHQVIREDAHTLYGFINEAEKALFLRLISVSGIGPKSALAIIAAADNEGLITAIDNNDIKYLTKFPGVGKKTAMQMVLDLAGKFDAAGTVGISLLDNMAPAGNLALEEALEALQALGYKATELKKIEKKLAQETGLTSEAYIKAALKLMMK, encoded by the coding sequence ATGTTTGAATATCTTACTGGGAAATTGGTCAAAATTTCCCCAACCAATATCGTCCTTGATGTCGCAGGAATCGGCTATCTCATCAGCGTTGCCAACCCTTATGCGTGGTCAACTTTACTCAATAACGAAGCGAAAATTTTTGTTCACCAAGTGATTCGAGAAGACGCCCACACGCTCTATGGCTTTATTAACGAGGCTGAAAAAGCCTTATTCTTGCGTCTGATCAGCGTCTCAGGAATCGGCCCAAAATCAGCTTTGGCCATCATTGCGGCGGCTGACAATGAAGGCTTAATCACTGCTATTGACAACAATGACATCAAATATCTGACGAAATTTCCAGGCGTCGGCAAAAAAACGGCGATGCAAATGGTGCTTGACTTGGCAGGCAAATTCGATGCGGCTGGCACAGTCGGCATCTCGCTCTTGGATAACATGGCCCCTGCGGGAAATCTGGCATTGGAAGAAGCCCTAGAAGCCCTCCAAGCCTTAGGCTACAAAGCAACCGAATTAAAGAAAATCGAGAAAAAATTAGCCCAAGAAACAGGGTTGACCAGCGAGGCTTACATCAAAGCAGCCCTAAAACTCATGATGAAATAA
- the dnaX gene encoding DNA polymerase III subunit gamma/tau codes for MAYQALYRKYRSQRFDEMVGQEVVATTLKNAIVNQQISHAYLFSGPRGTGKTSAAKIFAKAINCPNQVDGEPCNNCFICDSITKGSLDDVIELDAASNNGVDEIREIRDKSTYAASQATYKVYIIDEVHMLSTGAFNALLKTLEEPTENVVFVLATTELQKIPATIISRVQRFAFKSITTADIRGYLAKVLADEQVDFEGKALDVIAKSAEGGMRDALSLLDQALSFSAGQLQEEDALLVTGSIAADALVTYVQALAAHDENEALLELDKIFAEGKNMLRFTEDLLAYFRDLLLDTATSFDRNQIFKWIDIAIESLKTIKETTQTKIAADVMTMRLAQEAPLQAARSAEIPAQLSAEIAQLKAEIAQLKAQVTSNQSQTLTQPEKMLTQTPKTLTKISVSKKSVFNKDLIYKALAEATNDARKAVLSAWPELVASVSKPADRALLNNTAPVAASENFVVVTFPHENLAKRVSENADLQLFCGNLLSSIVGFSPEIIALAEPDWQEVRSEYVTSLKAEKPQEEEKPAEAADESINLAKELFGEKVIEIND; via the coding sequence ATGGCATACCAAGCATTATATAGAAAATACCGCAGCCAAAGATTTGATGAAATGGTTGGGCAAGAGGTGGTAGCGACAACGTTGAAGAATGCGATTGTCAATCAGCAAATCTCACACGCCTATCTCTTTTCAGGCCCACGGGGGACAGGAAAAACCTCGGCAGCTAAAATATTTGCCAAAGCAATCAACTGCCCTAATCAAGTAGACGGAGAGCCGTGTAACAATTGTTTTATTTGTGATTCCATCACCAAGGGTAGCCTTGATGACGTGATTGAACTTGATGCAGCCTCCAATAATGGTGTTGATGAAATTCGCGAAATTCGTGATAAATCCACCTATGCCGCCAGTCAAGCGACCTATAAAGTCTACATCATCGACGAGGTGCATATGCTGAGTACGGGTGCTTTTAATGCGCTCTTGAAAACGCTCGAAGAACCCACAGAAAATGTTGTTTTTGTTCTCGCAACGACAGAGCTGCAAAAAATCCCAGCGACGATTATCTCGCGGGTGCAACGTTTTGCATTCAAATCAATCACGACGGCAGATATTCGAGGCTATTTAGCAAAAGTTTTAGCCGATGAACAGGTTGATTTTGAAGGAAAAGCCCTTGATGTAATCGCCAAGTCGGCTGAGGGGGGGATGCGCGATGCGCTCTCGCTTTTAGATCAAGCTCTCTCTTTTTCAGCAGGTCAATTGCAAGAAGAAGATGCCTTGTTGGTGACGGGGTCAATTGCGGCTGACGCCTTGGTGACTTATGTCCAAGCCCTTGCTGCACATGATGAAAACGAAGCTTTGCTTGAACTGGATAAAATTTTTGCTGAGGGTAAAAATATGCTTCGTTTCACGGAGGATTTACTGGCTTATTTCCGTGATTTGCTTTTGGATACAGCTACTTCGTTTGACCGCAATCAGATTTTTAAATGGATTGATATTGCCATTGAAAGTTTGAAAACAATCAAAGAAACGACGCAGACCAAAATTGCGGCAGATGTAATGACCATGCGCCTTGCACAGGAAGCTCCACTACAAGCTGCTCGTTCAGCAGAAATTCCAGCGCAATTGAGCGCAGAAATTGCGCAGTTGAAAGCAGAAATCGCCCAACTCAAAGCTCAAGTCACTTCAAATCAGTCGCAAACACTGACGCAACCAGAGAAAATGCTGACGCAAACTCCAAAAACGCTGACGAAAATTTCCGTCAGCAAAAAATCAGTGTTTAATAAAGATTTGATTTACAAAGCGCTTGCTGAAGCGACCAATGACGCTCGAAAAGCAGTCCTTAGTGCTTGGCCAGAGCTTGTCGCATCCGTCAGTAAACCTGCAGACCGCGCGCTGCTCAATAATACAGCACCAGTGGCTGCCTCAGAAAATTTTGTTGTCGTCACTTTCCCACACGAAAATCTGGCCAAAAGAGTCAGTGAAAATGCAGATTTGCAACTCTTTTGTGGCAATCTCCTCAGCTCTATTGTTGGCTTTAGCCCTGAAATCATTGCTTTGGCAGAGCCGGATTGGCAAGAGGTACGTAGTGAATATGTCACCAGCCTAAAAGCAGAAAAACCTCAAGAAGAGGAAAAACCAGCAGAAGCAGCTGATGAAAGTATCAATCTAGCCAAGGAACTCTTTGGAGAAAAAGTGATTGAAATAAACGATTAA
- a CDS encoding Rgg family transcriptional regulator: MINQYYGLKLQELCRAKEIKTIDIIKNTGVPKTSLTRFFNGEGYLTLDQLDTVLEYIHVELSEYDYYLNAFKHGFYEMCFGKIEQAAMANDSQALQEIQEQCDAAGEHFLALCAKSHFTQLTEKDIFELSDFIFGIEIFSFYELVILSDTIRYFSPAMIKSVVQDLKHHHKILANRSRYRRIICQIACRGATACVQQESQKEALECLTLAENYCHEKDSYSRLIYRFAKGYYDIYYGQGGERREGLETMRKVIAIFDWEGSKNLARRYQKFYDKYITNHEFPLWLSDLLKKGSN; encoded by the coding sequence ATGATTAACCAATACTACGGATTGAAATTACAAGAGCTCTGTCGAGCTAAAGAGATCAAAACTATTGACATCATCAAAAATACAGGCGTTCCCAAGACTAGCCTCACCCGCTTTTTCAATGGTGAAGGCTACCTGACCCTTGATCAACTCGATACAGTTTTGGAGTATATCCACGTTGAACTTTCTGAGTATGACTACTACCTCAACGCATTTAAACATGGCTTTTATGAGATGTGCTTTGGCAAGATTGAGCAGGCAGCCATGGCAAACGACAGCCAAGCACTTCAAGAAATCCAAGAACAATGCGACGCGGCTGGTGAGCATTTCCTTGCACTTTGTGCCAAATCGCACTTCACCCAACTCACAGAAAAGGATATTTTTGAGCTGAGTGATTTTATCTTTGGAATTGAAATCTTTAGTTTTTATGAGCTGGTCATTCTCTCAGATACCATTCGCTACTTTTCACCAGCCATGATAAAAAGTGTCGTTCAAGACTTGAAACATCACCACAAAATCCTAGCCAATCGCTCCCGCTATCGCAGAATCATCTGCCAGATTGCCTGTCGTGGCGCTACTGCGTGCGTTCAGCAAGAAAGTCAAAAAGAAGCACTAGAGTGCCTAACGCTCGCCGAAAACTACTGCCATGAAAAAGACAGTTACTCCAGACTAATCTACCGCTTTGCAAAAGGTTATTACGACATCTATTATGGTCAAGGAGGAGAGCGCCGTGAAGGACTAGAAACTATGCGAAAAGTCATTGCGATTTTTGATTGGGAAGGCAGTAAAAATCTTGCTAGACGCTACCAAAAATTCTATGACAAATACATCACCAACCACGAATTTCCCCTATGGTTGAGCGATTTATTGAAAAAAGGTTCAAATTGA